In Entomospira culicis, the following are encoded in one genomic region:
- a CDS encoding ParA family protein has protein sequence MKVITVSSIKGGVGKTTTTIYLGLALHHMGYKVAFLDIDHNNNLTDFFLRDVDLAMINEFNFLRFLEGTRTLSQVVYQVDGISIVPATPDLIELNILVQKNPILYQTTPVSVQQLFHQYDFLLIDTPPALGAELSIGLALADIVITPVSDGRWMFQGYMLARREVAKIAQVKPEIRHLALRTMVSDNKANLIDDPAFWGGQLLTTVINRHESVRNAVTKGHWLKENTKAFVQYQDVAKEVMHHLQQPLERR, from the coding sequence CTTAGGATTAGCACTGCACCATATGGGCTATAAAGTTGCTTTTTTAGATATTGACCACAACAATAATCTTACTGATTTTTTTTTACGCGATGTTGATCTGGCGATGATTAATGAGTTTAACTTTTTGCGCTTTTTAGAAGGCACGCGCACCCTCTCGCAAGTGGTGTATCAAGTGGATGGGATCTCGATTGTTCCTGCTACGCCTGATTTGATTGAGTTAAATATTTTGGTGCAAAAAAACCCTATCCTCTATCAAACTACGCCAGTATCGGTGCAACAGCTCTTTCATCAGTACGACTTTCTTTTAATCGACACCCCCCCAGCGTTAGGCGCAGAATTAAGTATTGGCTTGGCGCTTGCCGATATTGTGATTACACCGGTAAGCGATGGCAGATGGATGTTTCAAGGTTATATGCTGGCGCGTCGCGAGGTGGCAAAGATCGCGCAGGTTAAGCCGGAGATTCGTCATCTTGCCTTACGCACGATGGTAAGCGACAACAAAGCTAATCTGATTGACGACCCAGCATTCTGGGGTGGTCAGCTCCTTACTACGGTGATTAATCGCCATGAGAGTGTGCGTAATGCGGTAACCAAGGGGCATTGGCTTAAAGAGAACACCAAGGCGTTTGTCCAGTATCAAGATGTGGCAAAAGAGGTGATGCATCATTTACAGCAACCTTTAGAGAGGAGATAA